From the genome of Papaver somniferum cultivar HN1 chromosome 2, ASM357369v1, whole genome shotgun sequence, one region includes:
- the LOC113350443 gene encoding ABC transporter E family member 2-like — protein sequence MPDRLSRIAVLNPDRCKPNKCRQECKKSCPVVKTGKLCIEVTSSSKLASISEELCIGCGICVKKCPFEAIDIINLPRDLDKETTHRYGPNTFKLHRLPVPRPGQVLGLVGTNGIGKSTALKVLSGKLIPNLGKFDNPPSWQQILEYFRGNELQNYFTRMRNEKLKAKSKRQYLDDIPRMVKGNVGQVLEQNDERNVKEELCLDLELNQVTDRNVGDLSGGELQRFAIAAVAMQSADIYMFDEPSSFLDVKQRLKAAQVIRTLLRPNSYVIVVEHDLSVLDYLSDFICCLYGKPGAYGVVTLPFSVREGINIFLAGFVPTENLRFRDESLTFKVAETPEESAEEIQSYARYKYPTMSKTQGNFKLQIMEGEFTDSQIVVMLGENGTGKTTFIRMLAGLLKPDEVDDSDVEIPEFNVSYKPQEISPKSLSSVREFLHKRIREACMHPQFVSDVMKPLQIEQLMDQQVKNLSGGERQRIALCLCLGKPADIYLIDEPSAYLDSEQRIVASKVIKRFILHAKKTAFVVEHDFIMATYLADRVIVFEGRPSIDSTANAPQSLLTGMNLFLSQLDITFRRDPANFRPRINKLESTKDKEQKAAGTFYYLN from the exons ATGCCTGACCGGTTGTCTAGAATCGCGGTGCTCAATCCCGACCGCTGCAAACCTAACAAGTGCCGGCAAGAATGCAAAAAGTCTTGCCCTGTTGTTAAAACTG gtaAACTTTGTATTGAAGTTACTAGTAGTTCTAAGTTAGCATCAATTTCTGAAGAATTATGCATTGGGTGTGGTATTTGTGTCAAG AAATGCCCATTTGAAGCAATTGATATTATCAACTTGCCAAGAGATTTGGATAAAGAGACAACGCATCGCTATGGCCCCAATACATTCAAATTGCACAG GTTACCAGTTCCAAGGCCTGGACAAGTTCTTGGTTTAGTGGGAACAAATGGAATTGGAAAGTCTACTGCGCTTAAAGTGTTGAGTGGGAAATTGATACCTAATTTGGGCAAATTTGAT AACCCACCTAGCTGGCAGCAAATATTGGAATACTTCAGAGGAAATGAGCTTCAGAACTATTTCACTCGAATGCGTAACGAAAAGTTAAAG GCAAAATCCAAGCGCCAATATTTGGATGACATCCCAAGAATGGTTAAAGGGAATGTGGGGCAAGTGCTGGAGCAAAATGATGAGAGAAATGTCAAAGAGGAACTCTGTCTTGATCTTGAGTTGAACCAGGTTACAGATCGAAATGTTGGTGATTTATCCGGTGGTGAGCTGCAGAGATTCGCTATCGCTGCGGTTGCCATGCAGAGCGCAGATATTTACATGTTTGACGAGCCATCCAGTTTTCTTGATGTGAAGCAGAGGCTTAAAGCTGCTCAAGTAATCCGAACGTTGCTCAGGCCAAATAG TTATGTCATTGTTGTGGAGCATGACCTTAGTGTTTTGGATTACTTATCGGACTTCATTTGCTGCTTATATGGGAAACCTGGAGCATATGGAGTTGTGACCCTTCCCTTTTCTGTCAGAGAGGGAATTAATATTTTCTTGGCTGGCTTTGTCCCTACTGAGAATCTACGATTCCGTGATGAATCACTTACTTTTAAG GTTGCGGAGACTCCGGAGGAAAGTGCAGAAGAAATTCAGTCGTATGCACGATACAAATACCCTACAATGAGTAAAACTCAAGGAAATTTTAAGCTTCAAATCATGGAGGGAGAATTCACTGATTCTCAAATTGTTGTTATGCTGGGTGAAAATGGGACAGGGAAGACAACATTTATCCGCATGCTG GCTGGTTTATTGAAACCCGACGAGGtggatgattcagatgtagaAATACCTGAATTTAATGTGTCATACAAACCCCAGGAGATCAGTCCTAAATCTCTATCTTCTGTTAGAGAGTTTCTGCACAAAAGAATCCGTGAGGCGTGCATGCATCCTCAGTTTGTGTCAGATGTCATGAAACCACTCCAAATTGAGCAGTTAATGGATCAGCAAGTCAAGAATCTCTCAGGTGGAGAGCGGCAAAGAATTGCATTATGTCTTTGCCTTGGAAAG CCTGCGGATATATATCTGATAGACGAGCCGAGTGCTTATCTTGATTCAGAGCAGCGTATCGTTGCCTCAAAAGTCATTAAGAGGTTTATCCTCCATGCAAAGAAGACTGCTTTTGTCGTTGAGCATGATTTCATAATGGCGACTTATCTTGCTGATAGGGTGATTGTGTTTGAGGGAAGACCCTCTATCGATTCTACTGCAAATGCTCCCCAGTCTTTGTTGACAGGGATGAACCTTTTCCTATCT CAATTGGATATTACCTTTAGACGCGACCCTGCAAATTTCAGGCCGCGGATTAACAAGTTGGAATCCACGAAAGACAAGGAGCAAAAAGCTGCTGGGACGTTTTATTACCTCAACTAA